The sequence ttggtttataaagatgcaaaacgtaataaacaaaaaaatttgaaaagaagtcaatatttattttgtgcacaTTAAATTTGTGCattcagttttaatttaaattttggtattcacaacagcatttaaaaataaaacaaaactaagttcgttttttgtttttcttgacgtggttaaaaaaactaaaaaggaATGGATGCAAAAGCACACGGACCGAAAAGGAATGAAAGGAAGCACGGAGTGTCTTTTCCAATTAAAACCAATTCATTttcttcaactttttttttcttcatgatTTAAgcaaaattaaaggattagttcactttcaaaaaaattttcctgataatttactcacccccatgtcatccaagatgttcatgtctttctttcgtcagtcaaaaagaaatgaaggtttttgatgaaaacattccaggattattctccttatactGGACTTCAATAGcctccagacagttgaaggtcaaaattacagtttcagtgcagcttcaaagggctttaaacaataccagacgaggaatagggtcttatctagagaaccgatcggtcattttcaggaaaaaaaaaaaaaaagtaaatgtatatgcattatataaacaaatgatcaccttgcacatgtttccaccaaaactgcacttccatattcttcaaaaagcttacactgtatgtcctacgccttccccattctacttacggaaaaaaacggaactggtgcTGCATTCGtcccgtaagtagaataggaaaggcataggacatacagcgtaagctttttgaagaatacggaagtgcggttttggtagaagcatgtgcaaggcgatcatttgttttataaagcatatacttttttctttttttttccctgaaaatgacagatcggTTCTCTAGATatgacccttattcctcgtctggtatcgtttaaagccctttgaagctgcactgaaactgtaattttcaccttcaactgtctggaggccactgaagtccactataagaaaaatcctggaatgttttcatcaaaaacctacatttctttttgactaaagaaagaaagacatgaacatctttgatgacatgggggtgagtaaattatcaggaatttttttttttttgaaaatgaactaatcctttaagaatgaAGCTTTTCAGAATATGGAGTAGCTGCTGCTTAATTTCACAAGCTgacaataatgcattttaacagCAGTTGTAGTTTGTTTTTACCACCAGTTTAGCTCAGGAAGTCCCACCTCTTGCCAGGGTCACATTTCTTCCAGGTCATAGAAATCATTCTGAGGGCTTGGAAGCTGTAGGGGCAGGTGCCTACACAGGGAGAAACAGTTGTTAGTGCACATTTATGTcattgcaaacaaacaaaacaaaacaaaacaaaaaaaacacctcaTTTTTAGGGGATTGTTTTGGGGATGTTTCAGAAGAGGATTTGACATTAGCAGGCTTGGAGGCCTGGGCTGGTGACTCAGGGGCTTTTTCAGGTTCGTCTCCATCCTAAACAATGACAGTTGCGAGAGAACTATTAGCCCAAGATGCAttgttttaaagtcaaaacatTTATTGATTATCTGATTTTTGCATGTCCAGCAGTGTCCAGAGAAAATGGCCATTCCACTTTAAAGTCAGGCAGCAAGAACCAAGCTAATATCGTCAAGTTCAACTACTTCACTTACTTTAGAGGTACCGGATTCAGACTTCCTCTGTCTGCGCCGACTAAAAGGTCTGCGGGGTCTCCGGGGCTGCCCTTCTGTTTGCTCCACATTGGTCTGGCCCTCTTTAGGGGGCGACTCTTGCTCTTCTACAGGGGCAGCCGTCTGTTGAGCCTCTCCAGGGGGTGCCCGAGGACGGAACGGCCTGGGCATCACAGAAGAGAGAGTTTCGCATTtgcataaaatacaataaacgAGCACAGGCTATCTTGAATATTTAAGGCAATGCAATGGAAGACCTCTGGAATACTTCCGAAGGTATCATGGAAATGCAtagtcaagtcacatttatatatagcactttacacaatacagattgtttcaaaacagcttCATGGTAATAAACAAGGAAATGACGCAAATAATGACGCAAACTTCGTCAAATGAGACATTCTGCTGCAAGTGAGTTCAGTGGGTAAAGCTCCTCAATAATGAAATGAGTTCAATTCTGCTATAAGtggctctacagaagacaatgtcattattcagctggAATCAGGTCAGTTTTGATTCAATTCGGTTACCAAAAAGCAAGGTTTTACCTACAGAACCCCTACAcggtgagggaaaaaaaaaaaaaaaaaaaaaagattggagGAAAATTAATAAGTCAAagcttttgcgttccctcgcaaaacctttgcgttccTCAGATAaacatttgcgagagaacgTAAAAGTATtgacaaatattttttctttcatctcatttttttttcgttcaccatgtccctttagtgGCTCCATATTTACCAGAACACATTCAAACTTAATAAACAGGCttcttaaattaaataaaattattatagaaGTCTACATATTACTCAAGACTTTTTCCAGCcttaaatacacttttcaaaAATGTAAGGCATCTTAATAAATACTCCTTATTTCCATTTTTCCTTTCAACTGAACACCACTATGTGAATTTAACTCAAGACAACACCATTTCCAGTCTCAAATAAGGTCTGTATATACAAGTGGTGATATGAACCTTCGAAATCGTGGTCTGAACCTGCGAGGTGGCGGCCTCTGCTGGGCACCATCTACTTCCTCGTTTTTCTCTCCTGCTTCTCCCTAGAGCAGAGGCAAGAAAACTGCAAAACTCACTGACCAGCTGTGTGCAGGCTTAATATCACATTCAATATTGAAAGTTCACATTGAACACAATTTAACTAATGTAATCTATGAAATGTCACAAAGGCCTACACAATTCACTaacaaggtttaaaaaaaaaaaacaccaaaaaaaaaaaaaaaaaaaaaaaaaaaacacggtaGACCTTCGGATAAAACAGCAACCAAATGACCTCACCTCGCCTTGTGGCGGAACAGGTCTCCTGCGTGGACGCTGGCGCCGAGGACGTGGCTGAGGGGCTCCTTTCTCTTCTCCATCCTCTCCCTCAGTTGTGGGACCAGCTGGAGCACCCTCAGCTTTCTCCTCTCCTTCAGTAGGACGTGCATTACGGGGGTAAAAGCGTCTACGAAATCTGCGTTTATTGGGGGCGTATCGGCTGCCCTTGACAGGTATACCCCCTGGACCGGTCACATTCGCTGCCTCTGAGCCCTAAAGCAAATGCCCAgttttagagagaaaattaagcTATAAAACTCACAATATTCCTCAACACTATTTTGATTCATCCAGAAGCACTTACTTTAGTCGCTTCGACAACATCAAACTCCACAACCTCACCATCCCCCACACTTCTGAGGAACTTTCTTggattattcttttttattgcAGTCTGTTCAAAGGGAAAGGCATATACATAgcataacatttattttccatCAGTGATGAGTGGGTTAAGTTGCAAGACAAACCATTTATGAAATTAATGTTGACATCTTAGGAGCACTTGAAATCTAGGATTTCCGTATAGGTGATACATCTTGGTAGAATTTCTTTTttgtaaatgtcatttaatCTTACTAGGCAAGAATATCATGTTTATATGCTGCatttaaagggttggttcacccaaaaatgaaatttctgtcatcaagtactcactctcatgttgtcccaaacccacaagaccttcgttcatcttcggatcacaaattaagatatttttgatgaaatccaaaggtatctgaaccacacataggcagaaACTTCATTGCACcgtttgaggtccagaaaggtagtaaagacgtgactacagtggttcaaccttaatgatgaaagcgacgagaatactttgtgcgcacaaaaaactaaacaaaaattaaagctgcaagcagcgatgaaagggccctcacaCCTGGGCTTACtgccacccgttggccttaggaaaacagtgaatagtgggcgacatgcatgtaagggagtaaatacaggagaattatgatTTCAAAGTGCCATCAAAGTGCCAGAATTatgtcatttcaaagtgccccgcttcctgctgccaacaggtggcgctttgactaactgaatattgccatgtagacgtcttcaggccaggactctaataaaacgtgaagtttggggcaaatcaaacattgtatgcctgagttacaacaacttcccatttcatggcgaaacatcaaactTAGTTAGGCCGCCACAGACaagcccttcagcgaaaactctagatcgtTGCAATTTAatgtctcaaaggcctttagattagactgaccaaatatgacattgatctgattaaagctctaggaggagtttgttaaagtacaacgtctggaaatgacaaaaaaaggaaagaattttgcagcgaaaactcaaaatatctcacttcctgttgggtttacagattTTTCACCCacagacttttttgtaggtattgggctgttacatctgtctaccgaatttcatacctgtatgtGAAACGTAgcacttaatttaaattttgaaattttgactatcaagccattttgccacatcTAATTCAGAAACCCATTTCAGATGCAAATTTccaccacttctgacgcatgtgcaaagtttcatgagttttcaaacatgtttaggccctcaaaaatgcgattcattttggagaagtaTAAATGAtcgagcaattacaatagggacCTCACACCATTGGTGCTTGGGCTctaataatgactttatttaacaacgGCCAATAAAGAGTCGGCATTCAGACATTAACACGGAAGCCTgcactgcatatatatatatatgacaacaGTTAAATAgttgaagtcattatttttgttttgtttttatgcacagaaagtattctcatcgcttcataacatttgaggctgaaacactgtagtcacatggactattttaacaatgtctttactacctttctggaccttaagATGTGCAATTGATGTTGCtccctatgtgtggttcagaaacactcaaaaatatcttaatttgcgttccgaagatgaacgaaggtcttaaaagtttgggacgacatgagggtgagtacaaaatgacagaaatttcatttttgggtgaactacccctttagcATCGGTTTAGAAGAGAGTAGTGGCATTACTTCACcagaaaattatttaaaatagtttaaattaAAAGGTTGCAATGTATTTATAAAGTAAACGCATTACCTGATGAACAAATACATCTTCCTTAGTATCGTTTCTGTAGAACAAAAAAGGgaattcaattaaattttaaacaGACTAAGATTATAACATATAtacatgttttcaaaaaaatatcatTTGATAGTGTGAAGGCAAAAAAAGAATTCAAATGCTTGCTTAGCGATATGATTATACACAGATGAGGTCCAGAAGTCTGAGATCACTTTGAAAATCTGGGCTTTTATCATTTAAACCTGAAAATAACgttttagaatttaaaataatcttCAAATCAAATGTATTGCATTGTAATGAAAATGGTCGTTTTGAATTAAACACACTTAGGCCACTTTGTGGTCTCAGACGTTTGGACCCCGCAGTATTTGACACCCGTCAGACTGTGTATCTGTGCACAGGAGTCCTTTCAGCATTATGAACCTACCTATTGATAAAGCCGTATCCATTGCGCACATTGAACCATTTCACAGTTCCTTGCACACCGGTTGCTGCAACGGatcataaaaataatgcatcacCATCCATTAAGATCATCTTTGGGAGTTGTTGGTGTGATCTGACAAGATTCGTTTGCTGAAGCAAAGCCCGGTGAACGGACTCATTTGAACACTGTGGGCCATGTGTGTGAATTATTAACTATAAACTTTGAAACCTTTCAACCACTTAGGTCGTTCAGACGCTGGTTACAGATGTATCCAAGACATAAAGACGAAAACACGCATTTTTGCATAAGATGGGGTTCTTACATTGGATATATGCTACTCAAGGGTAAACATAGTAAATTATGGCTAATAATGTAAAGCTTTTACCTAACGACATGCAACACACCTGCAGTTAAATCCCTCCCACATAAAGCACATGGTGACAGCGCGCAGAAATGTGGGTCATCAAGGCACTTTCACTGTGTAAATAACCAAACGCTGCTTCCAATATGAACAACTTCAGATCATACCAGACATGCTACTTCAATTTCTCTTTATGCTGTTGTTACAGAAACGGAATAAATCCCAACAAAAGATCGCCCAGTGAAGAGTAACTCGAAAATAAATGGTAAAAACAAGTCCCACAGAGGAAGGTAACCATGTGGTAAAAGCATTTAGCGACAACTTCATCGATAGTAGGCTATATGCAGAGTCGCAAGTGTGAATTAAACCATTTCAGCCCGCctcaaaaataaacacattttctgaaaaacgatACGGTCGATTCTAAAGCCAGTCAGTCGCGTCTCACACCGTAAACCTGAGGTGTTCATTACTATCGTAATGTGCcttaaataaatgtatcattGTCACTAAACCCCTACCGATAACTTTTCTCTCGGGCTGCGGTTGCTCAGACGCCTCTGTGTCGCTCATCTTCTCTCTCTGGATTTAACCCCCTCCCTCCGACTCGCCAAACATTTACTCGAGCGGACTCAAACTTTTTATCCCGATTCCCTGTCAGGAAGGATCTACACAGCCTGGATTTAATTGGTGTTCAAGCGACCAATCCGCGAGTTTTATCTTCATTCTCGCGTGATTAATTGGGAGTCAGCGTACGTCTCGCGCGAAAACCAACTTATTCTTCACACTTCATTTCGACTTTTGAAAGAATTATTGACAACAAGATGCTAATGTTTTCCAAATGTTATGTTATTAGTTATAATCCAGCTTCAGTCAGTCTGTATAATCAGTCAGTCAcacctctatctatctatctatctatctatctatctatctatctatctatctatctatctatctatctatctatctatctatctatctatctatctatctatctatctatctatctatctatccaattcaaaattgctttattggcatgactgtaaataatacaatatacataaaacaataataaaaactgtataatagaagaaaatattatcaaatattataacactatcaaatattataacataacttaaacttaaattaacagtctatctatctatctgataTTTTTATATGcctctttcaaaacattaacaTGTACTTTGTGCTGGTGACATGAAATACATCAGACGAGTACACCTGTGAAGATATCCAGTAGTAGCTGTTGATAGAAAATCGGACAAATCAAAAATAAGTCAGCCTGGTGATTTGATGggatataatattttaatatcgtTGTGCCTGGTTATGGCCCTGCTTTTTTTACCCAATATGCCTTGCACAAGCCCTTCTACACATAGGTCACCAGATTCAAGTTTCACTTGACTATTTTTATCTAAACGACTTGACAAGACTGTGGGTGCCATGCATTTGGTCATTTCTTCCAAcacattataattttattggacaatcattattttattcactatagtttcctctattttttctttttaaatatgtgAAACACTGGTTGCAACCATGTTCAAAGGTATGAAAATGCAATATAAATTTTTAAGGTCTCCATATTGGATTTTTACAAAACTTCTCAGTACAGAACTTAATGTATTTCTCTCTGATGTATAATGAGATGCATGTTGCATTTGCTGAGTGTGCGTAATGCTATGAAGAATCCCACTGTGTCTATCTTTATGCCTTTAAGCTAGTGATGTTTACATCATGAGCGAGAGAAATCCAGacaaaacactgtaaaaaatcattttcatgatatatcacaacattttttcttttgtcaaatcaacttcaataaataatgtggttcagattgccttcattgtattaactcaaatttttaatatcaatgaactcaaaattttaaggaaaccatacattacttttttaagttaaatcaACAATTCT is a genomic window of Megalobrama amblycephala isolate DHTTF-2021 linkage group LG3, ASM1881202v1, whole genome shotgun sequence containing:
- the LOC125265602 gene encoding Y-box-binding protein 2-A-like produces the protein MSDTEASEQPQPERKVIATGVQGTVKWFNVRNGYGFINRNDTKEDVFVHQTAIKKNNPRKFLRSVGDGEVVEFDVVEATKGSEAANVTGPGGIPVKGSRYAPNKRRFRRRFYPRNARPTEGEEKAEGAPAGPTTEGEDGEEKGAPQPRPRRQRPRRRPVPPQGEGEAGEKNEEVDGAQQRPPPRRFRPRFRRPFRPRAPPGEAQQTAAPVEEQESPPKEGQTNVEQTEGQPRRPRRPFSRRRQRKSESGTSKDGDEPEKAPESPAQASKPANVKSSSETSPKQSPKNEAPAPTASKPSE